One genomic segment of Fibrobacter sp. UWH4 includes these proteins:
- a CDS encoding TIGR03960 family B12-binding radical SAM protein, translated as MTILEKIALALPAVESPARYMGGEANSVVKDHSQMLCNMAFVFPDKYEIGMSNNGIRILYHVINRESDLLCEVSFAPWDDMAKEMEKYDIPLYSYASYTPVRDFEVVGMTLQTELNFTNVPYVLDIARIPVWQKDRREEDPIVVAGGPAMANPEPVADFFDAFMIGDGEDMIVKFLRCVGEGRKAGLPRAQILENLSKIDGVYVPSLRPVITNEFGDIVPAEPAKGSYQNTNGVRRQFIPVMDPKNYPIKNLIANMQLVHNRFSVEVMRGCAQGCRFCQAGIWYRPCRELDPDDVLDIAKAGIKATGERELGLLSLSTADYKPVEGLTDSIIDDPFFDTVDVSLPSIRVNAFGETLAQKISALKGGRSATFAPETGSERIRKMINKTISDQDMYNAAEHAFSSGFNKIKLYTMIGFPTENEQDMEAFCNLIENLVKIGRKYLRGCQIAVSMGILIPKSFTGLQWAPFMDKETALKHIRYVRERFFRHPNVKVNWAGWETSFLEAIYSRGDRRLGPVIYAAYKKGITFESDSYRFDFDKWLQVWDECGYDTSWVYRMRDKDEVFPWDFIHAGTSKQYLRGEWEKAFKEDSAPVPNCKWGDCQKCGIPGFGAEIKLANDPVRHKAPSRTPEEIKKLVAERRPTQKSCHSYKITFKKTGLSRFLPHQNMLSFFERTFLCAGIPIKFSEGFSPKPRISNMGALPLGLETYCEVISVDLLQPLDISKENLPKIMAELSRPFPRGMEIVNIEPLKEKLSKHMPTAMIYSFTPDAIPAGIMEKFESKTLPVVLNHRGQEINLNEHLLGIQIAGGAIITKVKCNNMGTTVSPFNIYAALMGVEFDPKKLDESSRRYLIKKIAMEF; from the coding sequence ATGACCATTCTTGAAAAAATTGCCCTTGCCCTCCCTGCCGTCGAAAGTCCTGCTAGATACATGGGCGGTGAAGCGAACAGTGTCGTCAAAGACCACAGCCAGATGCTCTGCAACATGGCGTTCGTGTTCCCCGACAAGTACGAAATCGGCATGAGCAATAACGGAATCCGTATTCTGTACCATGTGATCAACCGCGAGAGCGACCTGCTGTGCGAAGTTTCGTTTGCGCCGTGGGACGACATGGCGAAAGAAATGGAGAAGTACGACATTCCGCTGTACAGCTACGCGAGCTACACGCCCGTGCGTGATTTCGAAGTGGTCGGCATGACGCTCCAGACGGAGCTCAATTTTACGAACGTGCCCTACGTGCTGGACATCGCACGCATTCCCGTGTGGCAGAAGGACCGACGCGAAGAAGATCCGATTGTTGTCGCAGGCGGCCCTGCCATGGCAAACCCCGAACCGGTTGCCGACTTCTTTGACGCCTTCATGATCGGCGACGGCGAAGACATGATTGTGAAGTTTTTGCGTTGCGTAGGAGAAGGAAGAAAGGCGGGCCTCCCCCGCGCCCAGATATTAGAGAATTTGTCCAAAATCGACGGTGTGTACGTACCGAGCCTACGCCCCGTCATCACCAACGAATTTGGCGACATCGTTCCGGCTGAACCCGCCAAGGGCAGCTACCAGAATACCAACGGCGTTCGCAGGCAGTTCATTCCGGTGATGGACCCGAAGAACTACCCCATCAAGAACCTGATTGCGAACATGCAGTTGGTGCATAACCGATTCAGCGTGGAAGTCATGCGCGGTTGCGCCCAGGGTTGTAGGTTCTGCCAGGCAGGAATCTGGTACAGACCTTGCCGCGAACTCGACCCCGATGATGTTTTGGATATCGCCAAGGCTGGCATCAAGGCGACCGGCGAACGTGAACTCGGACTTCTCAGCCTCTCCACCGCCGACTACAAGCCCGTGGAAGGCCTGACCGACTCCATCATTGACGACCCGTTCTTTGACACCGTGGACGTGAGCCTTCCGAGTATCCGCGTGAACGCCTTCGGCGAAACGCTCGCCCAGAAGATTTCGGCCCTCAAGGGCGGCCGTAGCGCGACCTTCGCTCCCGAAACAGGCTCCGAACGAATCCGCAAGATGATCAACAAGACCATCAGCGACCAGGACATGTACAACGCCGCCGAGCACGCCTTCAGTAGCGGATTCAACAAAATTAAGTTGTACACAATGATCGGTTTCCCGACAGAAAATGAGCAGGACATGGAAGCGTTCTGCAACTTAATCGAAAACCTGGTGAAGATTGGCCGCAAGTACCTGCGCGGATGCCAGATTGCCGTGAGTATGGGCATCCTCATTCCGAAGTCGTTTACGGGACTCCAATGGGCGCCCTTCATGGACAAGGAAACCGCGCTCAAGCATATCCGCTACGTGCGCGAAAGATTCTTCCGCCACCCGAACGTAAAGGTGAACTGGGCCGGTTGGGAAACGAGTTTCCTCGAAGCCATTTACAGCCGCGGCGACCGCAGGCTCGGCCCCGTCATTTACGCGGCTTACAAGAAGGGCATTACCTTCGAAAGCGATTCCTACCGTTTCGATTTTGACAAGTGGTTGCAGGTCTGGGACGAATGCGGCTACGACACCAGCTGGGTGTACCGCATGCGCGATAAGGACGAAGTATTTCCGTGGGATTTCATTCACGCTGGAACCAGCAAGCAGTACCTGCGTGGCGAATGGGAAAAGGCCTTCAAGGAAGATTCCGCTCCGGTGCCCAACTGCAAATGGGGCGATTGCCAGAAGTGCGGCATTCCAGGATTTGGCGCCGAAATCAAGCTCGCGAACGACCCGGTACGTCACAAGGCCCCGAGCCGCACGCCCGAAGAAATCAAGAAACTTGTCGCCGAACGCCGCCCCACACAAAAGAGCTGCCACAGCTACAAGATTACCTTCAAGAAGACGGGCCTCAGCAGATTCCTGCCGCACCAGAACATGCTCAGCTTCTTTGAGCGTACATTCCTTTGTGCTGGCATTCCCATCAAGTTCAGCGAAGGCTTCAGCCCGAAACCGCGTATTTCGAACATGGGCGCGCTCCCTTTGGGCCTTGAAACTTATTGCGAAGTCATCAGCGTGGACCTGTTGCAGCCGCTCGACATTTCCAAGGAAAACTTGCCAAAGATCATGGCAGAACTTTCGAGACCGTTCCCGCGCGGCATGGAAATCGTGAACATCGAACCGCTCAAGGAAAAGCTCAGTAAGCACATGCCGACAGCGATGATTTATTCATTCACGCCCGACGCAATCCCCGCAGGCATCATGGAAAAGTTCGAAAGCAAGACGCTCCCCGTGGTACTCAACCACCGCGGCCAAGAAATCAACTTGAACGAGCACCTGCTCGGAATCCAGATTGCGGGTGGCGCCATCATCACCAAGGTCAAGTGCAACAACATGGGCACGACCGTGAGCCCGTTCAACATTTACGCGGCCCTGATGGGAGTAGAATTCGACCCGAAAAAACTTGACGAAAGCTCCCGCCGCTACCTGATCAAGAAAATCGCGATGGAATTT
- a CDS encoding GGDEF domain-containing protein, with the protein MSMVSYFFWLVAFIAGVVVAYFVPETSLSIGGKFFFIGAWGVVLGFVLFSICRKKVENAEVEFTETLNSIKGERFDLATRMPVNEKPEPEPEDLPLPKGAVPAKEALKKIEEVALRVGFPLEAWRKYARCLLKDRPVPEVVKALEELLPKLFPNASGILYMYAGTQTDLHKVLSFGGYMISDDVIRPAECASFDAGDIVISDYSNPNLTGGCTHLHHHPHGVSFCAPIEGIEEHFGILSVQTDALPDNESMDDWHAKVSIVATTFGQYVANQNLNIRFKQQSIRDSLTGLFNRRYMEESLAREVSAAIRHNSPIGLIMLYPDAIVDILQSKGRHAVEQLLWELGQRLPGYVRSEDIPCRYEGEVFCVILPGADLKITRQRAEKIRNEISQLQIAYGDAILSTTLSVGVSVMPVHAGDANTLLYTAGASMHMAIEAAGNRVVLADSLPKKS; encoded by the coding sequence ATGAGTATGGTTTCTTATTTCTTTTGGCTGGTTGCATTCATTGCCGGGGTCGTCGTTGCGTATTTCGTTCCCGAAACGAGTCTCTCTATCGGCGGAAAGTTCTTCTTTATCGGGGCGTGGGGCGTGGTCCTCGGTTTCGTCCTGTTCTCTATCTGCCGCAAGAAGGTCGAAAATGCCGAAGTCGAATTCACCGAAACGCTCAATTCCATTAAAGGCGAACGGTTCGACCTTGCGACAAGGATGCCCGTAAACGAGAAACCCGAACCTGAACCCGAAGATTTACCACTTCCGAAGGGTGCGGTTCCCGCAAAAGAAGCCTTGAAGAAAATCGAAGAAGTTGCACTCCGCGTTGGCTTCCCGCTGGAAGCCTGGCGCAAGTACGCGCGCTGCCTTTTGAAGGACCGGCCGGTTCCCGAGGTGGTCAAGGCGCTGGAAGAACTGCTCCCGAAACTTTTCCCGAACGCCTCCGGAATCCTCTATATGTATGCCGGGACGCAGACCGACCTGCACAAGGTGCTTTCCTTCGGCGGCTATATGATTAGCGACGATGTCATCCGTCCGGCGGAATGCGCCAGCTTCGATGCAGGCGATATTGTTATCTCGGACTACTCCAATCCGAACCTGACTGGTGGATGCACCCATTTGCACCACCACCCGCACGGAGTTTCCTTCTGCGCGCCGATTGAGGGTATCGAGGAACATTTCGGAATCTTGTCGGTGCAGACGGATGCCCTTCCCGATAACGAATCGATGGACGATTGGCATGCCAAGGTGAGTATCGTTGCGACTACGTTCGGCCAGTATGTGGCGAACCAGAACCTGAACATCCGTTTCAAGCAGCAGAGTATCCGCGACAGCCTGACGGGCCTGTTCAATCGCCGCTACATGGAAGAATCCCTGGCGCGTGAAGTCTCTGCCGCGATTCGCCATAACAGTCCGATTGGCCTTATCATGCTGTATCCCGATGCCATTGTGGACATCTTGCAGAGCAAGGGTCGCCATGCGGTTGAGCAGTTGCTGTGGGAACTGGGCCAGCGTCTTCCCGGTTACGTGCGCTCCGAAGATATTCCCTGCCGTTACGAAGGTGAAGTCTTCTGCGTTATTCTGCCGGGGGCAGACCTCAAGATTACGCGTCAGCGTGCCGAAAAAATCCGCAACGAAATTTCCCAGTTGCAGATTGCTTACGGTGACGCCATCCTCTCGACCACCCTCAGCGTGGGCGTCTCTGTGATGCCGGTGCATGCGGGCGATGCGAACACGTTGCTCTATACGGCGGGAGCCTCGATGCACATGGCGATCGAGGCTGCGGGTAACAGGGTCGTTCTCGCCGACTCCCTGCCTAAAAAATCCTAA
- the truA gene encoding tRNA pseudouridine(38-40) synthase TruA — MRYRFRCEYLGSAFYGWQAQNEGGKTKFVTVQSALEEALAIALRTPVRITGSGRTDTGVHARGQCVHFDFDGEIDCVRLERSINGLTKRLIRIRDLEPCAPDFHSRYDALCRYYQYTIFTRPVALMRDFGWECGSLNLDLESMEKEAESFLGEHDFIDFCIPRNDGKPTDCILTEFRLERLNDWSCMFHIKGNRFLHRQVRAMVGTLFDVGRGRYPLGTVNRIFEKNFKGERTWAPPQGLVLQNVEYRDY, encoded by the coding sequence ATGCGTTACCGCTTTCGTTGCGAATATCTGGGATCGGCCTTTTACGGCTGGCAAGCCCAGAACGAAGGTGGAAAGACAAAATTTGTCACGGTTCAGTCTGCGCTGGAAGAAGCGCTCGCTATTGCCCTGAGAACTCCTGTCCGTATTACGGGATCAGGCCGTACCGATACGGGAGTGCATGCGCGTGGCCAATGTGTCCACTTTGACTTTGATGGTGAAATAGACTGCGTGAGGCTGGAACGTTCCATTAACGGGTTGACCAAGCGGCTGATTCGCATCCGCGACTTGGAACCCTGCGCTCCGGATTTCCATTCGCGTTACGATGCACTTTGCCGTTATTACCAGTACACGATTTTTACTCGCCCCGTGGCGCTGATGCGCGATTTCGGTTGGGAATGCGGCTCGTTGAATTTGGATCTGGAATCGATGGAGAAAGAGGCGGAATCTTTCTTGGGGGAACACGACTTTATTGATTTCTGCATTCCCCGGAACGATGGCAAGCCGACGGACTGCATCTTGACGGAATTTAGGCTCGAACGGCTAAATGACTGGAGCTGTATGTTTCACATCAAGGGAAACCGTTTTTTGCACCGCCAGGTGCGCGCCATGGTCGGCACGTTGTTTGACGTCGGTCGCGGACGGTACCCCCTCGGGACCGTAAACCGCATTTTTGAGAAGAATTTCAAGGGCGAACGCACCTGGGCGCCCCCGCAGGGCCTTGTCCTGCAGAACGTCGAGTACCGCGATTACTAG
- a CDS encoding type II secretion system protein, translating into MFIQVLRWFADKMSMKPVSVDAAGSRTCSKKKAGFTIVELMVVIIIVDLLSGVAVPKLTDMIERAKQRIDLMTLYQLRDAVNRHMYESDMFSVANAGDSTYAKNLSNWLKDGAGATLFIMELHSVMPANFQGKRDAQNNVSELMYKGGFLKDVFDEAGMGAIGDIVAQRYKYANKADSIKGNSRFIATTVSNGANKNYVRTYPTKPVFISKALNYSSTNSGTNQYRVGFKLQWTNKDPNSHSIEVFIGKEKASDAEGRWDSAMLTCQGVCFSTYGSKGCQKSTCVR; encoded by the coding sequence ATGTTTATTCAGGTGTTGAGATGGTTCGCTGACAAGATGTCGATGAAACCGGTGTCTGTGGATGCCGCGGGTTCTCGGACGTGTTCAAAAAAGAAGGCCGGTTTCACGATCGTGGAACTGATGGTCGTGATTATTATTGTGGATCTTCTTTCGGGCGTGGCTGTACCGAAATTGACGGACATGATTGAACGTGCTAAACAAAGGATCGATTTAATGACGCTCTATCAGCTTAGGGATGCGGTGAACAGGCATATGTACGAAAGCGATATGTTCTCGGTTGCGAATGCCGGGGATTCTACTTATGCTAAAAATTTATCAAATTGGCTTAAGGATGGTGCTGGTGCAACTCTATTTATTATGGAGCTGCACAGTGTTATGCCAGCCAATTTTCAGGGCAAGCGTGATGCGCAAAATAACGTTAGTGAGCTTATGTATAAAGGAGGTTTCTTAAAAGATGTCTTTGATGAAGCCGGAATGGGGGCCATCGGAGATATCGTTGCTCAACGTTACAAATACGCCAACAAAGCGGATTCAATAAAGGGTAATTCGAGATTTATTGCAACAACCGTATCGAACGGAGCAAATAAAAACTATGTCAGAACGTATCCCACCAAACCCGTATTCATCAGCAAAGCTTTAAATTACAGCAGTACCAACTCTGGAACAAACCAATATCGCGTTGGCTTTAAACTTCAATGGACGAATAAGGACCCTAATAGCCATTCTATAGAGGTTTTCATAGGTAAAGAGAAGGCTTCCGATGCCGAAGGACGGTGGGATAGTGCTATGTTGACTTGTCAGGGCGTTTGCTTCTCTACGTATGGGAGCAAAGGTTGCCAGAAATCAACTTGTGTCCGGTAG
- a CDS encoding DUF177 domain-containing protein: MRLDIAQKLVDSEDRRVVWSRSDAPEIFDELHLKGDLVAEVLVSPEGESKCLVTGTVSGVQTLTCSRTLEPFDRPFTTEVVIEVTRTQVAKQELDEDDVDVFAYQIPQGQSFVDVSECIRQLVILQEPVAPVKNPDEDFIFVTNNQADGGDSGEKPMDPRWEKLKALKSKMENRS; this comes from the coding sequence TTGAGATTAGATATCGCACAAAAACTTGTTGATTCCGAAGACCGCCGGGTGGTCTGGTCCCGCTCCGATGCCCCCGAAATCTTCGACGAACTGCACCTCAAGGGCGACCTGGTAGCCGAGGTGTTGGTAAGCCCCGAAGGCGAAAGCAAGTGCCTTGTGACCGGTACAGTCTCCGGAGTGCAAACTCTGACCTGCTCCCGCACCCTGGAGCCGTTCGACCGCCCCTTTACGACCGAAGTCGTAATCGAGGTGACGCGTACCCAGGTGGCCAAACAGGAACTGGACGAAGACGATGTTGACGTCTTCGCCTATCAGATTCCCCAGGGGCAGAGCTTCGTAGATGTTTCCGAGTGCATCCGACAGCTGGTTATATTGCAAGAACCAGTCGCACCCGTGAAAAATCCTGACGAAGATTTTATCTTTGTAACAAACAATCAAGCCGACGGTGGTGACTCGGGCGAAAAACCCATGGACCCCCGTTGGGAAAAACTCAAGGCTCTTAAGAGCAAAATGGAAAATAGGAGTTAA
- the rpmF gene encoding 50S ribosomal protein L32 produces MAVPKRKTSTARRDKRRTHWKMEVPAMATCDHCGSVKRPHRVCPVCGYYNGVEVINMKDAEA; encoded by the coding sequence ATGGCAGTACCTAAAAGAAAAACCTCGACCGCCCGTCGTGACAAGCGTCGCACCCACTGGAAGATGGAAGTGCCCGCTATGGCTACCTGCGATCATTGCGGTTCCGTGAAGCGCCCGCACCGCGTGTGCCCGGTTTGCGGCTACTACAATGGTGTCGAAGTGATCAACATGAAGGATGCCGAAGCCTAA
- the plsX gene encoding phosphate acyltransferase PlsX: MVKVALDALGGDFAPDVVIEGAVNAVNKNANLHVVLCGPEAEVKAKLEKLGYAGKGISVVDAPDPVAMDEHPVEVLKKKPHSGLVTCVALQKKGMVDASVSAGNSGAMMASCLMLLGRTTDKFSRPPIGCVIPTADRPIILVDAGANVDERAATLVDFAIAGSAFAETYFGYEKPKVGLLNMGEEEHKGPAVLQEAHQLLKSAPVNFIGNIEGETLIEGVADVVVTSGYTGNVVLKMLEGFYELHKKMFGVIDTPNGRRFDEMWDYRMTGGALLLGLNGTGIIAHGRSDALAIEKAVEVAAKYAEKGVSKNINERLLAIKDEPSEAK; encoded by the coding sequence ATGGTTAAAGTTGCTCTTGATGCTCTCGGTGGCGATTTCGCCCCGGACGTAGTGATTGAAGGTGCGGTTAACGCCGTCAACAAGAATGCTAACCTGCACGTGGTTCTGTGCGGACCGGAGGCCGAGGTCAAGGCTAAGCTCGAAAAGCTTGGCTATGCTGGCAAAGGCATTTCCGTGGTCGATGCGCCGGATCCGGTGGCCATGGATGAACATCCTGTCGAAGTGCTCAAGAAAAAGCCCCATTCCGGCCTGGTGACTTGCGTTGCCTTGCAGAAGAAGGGGATGGTAGACGCCTCCGTGAGTGCCGGTAACTCTGGCGCCATGATGGCAAGCTGCCTTATGCTTCTTGGTCGCACTACAGACAAATTTAGCCGTCCGCCTATCGGCTGCGTGATTCCGACCGCTGACCGCCCGATCATCTTGGTCGATGCCGGTGCTAACGTCGACGAACGCGCCGCTACCTTGGTGGATTTTGCCATTGCCGGTTCCGCCTTCGCCGAGACCTACTTCGGTTACGAAAAGCCGAAGGTCGGCCTTCTCAATATGGGCGAAGAAGAACACAAGGGCCCGGCTGTGCTGCAGGAAGCTCACCAGTTGCTGAAGTCCGCTCCGGTAAACTTTATCGGTAACATCGAAGGCGAAACCCTTATCGAAGGTGTCGCCGACGTGGTCGTGACTTCTGGTTATACGGGTAACGTGGTTCTGAAGATGCTCGAAGGCTTCTACGAACTGCACAAGAAGATGTTCGGTGTTATCGATACCCCGAACGGTCGCCGCTTCGACGAAATGTGGGACTACCGCATGACGGGTGGCGCCTTGCTGCTTGGCCTGAACGGCACCGGCATTATCGCCCACGGCCGCTCCGATGCTCTCGCTATCGAAAAGGCTGTGGAAGTGGCTGCCAAGTATGCCGAAAAGGGTGTCTCGAAGAACATCAACGAACGCCTGCTCGCTATCAAGGATGAACCCTCCGAAGCAAAGTAA
- a CDS encoding NADP-dependent isocitrate dehydrogenase, whose protein sequence is MNTKIYYTLTDESPFLATQSLLPIVHGFAKAADIDVETKNISLPGRILAAFGKASDDLDFLGKLTLDPSANIIKLPNISASVPQLKAAIAELQKNGFDVPDYPDAPANDEEKAIRAKYDKVKGSAVNPVLRQGNSDRRAPKAVKNYARNNPHSNGVWNESVKTHVSSMSANDFYGNEKSITLAKADTFKIEFVDESGAVTELRAAKPLLEGEILDATVMRMAALEKFIAEQMADAKAKGVLFSVHLKATMMKVSDPVLFGAFVRVFFKDVFAKYADLFKELGIDANNGLGDLYKRLEGNTKEAEVKAAIDAALAAGPDLAMVDSAKGITNLHVPSDIIIDASMPAMIRNSGCMWNKEGKLQEVKACVPDRCYAGIYEAAIDFCKKNGAFDPKTMGTVPNVGLMAQGAEEYGSHDKTFIAKAKGIIRAVNANGEVLLQQEVEAGDIYRMCQAKDAPIRDWVKLAVTRARVSNTPAIFWLDPQRAHDREIQKKVEVYLKDHDLSGLSIKIMSPKDAIVETMTRAKAGLDTISVTGNVMRDYLTDLFPILEVGTSAKMLSIVPLMAGGGLFETGAGGSAPKQVQQFLAENYLRWDSLGEYFALVPAFEQVASTTGNAKAKVLADTLDEANGKILEYNRTPTRKIGELDNRGSHFYLALYWSQALAAQKDDAELAAKFSPVAKALAENEQKIVAAFANQQGKPADIGGYYLPKPELLKKWMRPVAEFNAIIDAL, encoded by the coding sequence ATGAATACCAAGATTTACTATACCCTTACCGACGAGTCGCCTTTTTTGGCAACACAGTCCCTGCTTCCTATTGTCCACGGTTTTGCTAAGGCGGCCGATATCGATGTTGAAACCAAGAACATTTCCTTGCCTGGCCGTATCCTGGCCGCTTTCGGCAAGGCGAGCGACGACCTGGATTTCCTGGGCAAGCTCACACTGGACCCGAGCGCAAACATCATCAAACTTCCGAACATTTCGGCGTCTGTGCCGCAGCTCAAGGCCGCTATCGCCGAACTCCAGAAGAACGGTTTCGATGTGCCCGACTATCCGGATGCTCCGGCGAACGACGAGGAAAAGGCCATCCGCGCCAAGTACGACAAGGTGAAGGGTTCCGCCGTGAACCCGGTGCTGCGCCAGGGCAACTCCGACCGCCGCGCACCCAAGGCGGTGAAGAACTACGCCCGCAACAATCCGCATAGCAACGGCGTGTGGAACGAATCGGTGAAGACCCATGTTTCGAGCATGTCCGCGAACGACTTCTACGGCAACGAAAAATCCATCACGCTCGCGAAGGCCGACACCTTCAAGATTGAATTCGTAGATGAATCCGGCGCCGTCACGGAACTGCGTGCAGCCAAGCCGCTTTTAGAAGGTGAAATTCTCGATGCCACCGTGATGCGCATGGCCGCCCTCGAAAAGTTCATCGCCGAACAGATGGCCGACGCCAAGGCGAAGGGCGTGCTGTTCTCGGTGCACCTGAAGGCCACCATGATGAAGGTATCCGACCCGGTGCTGTTCGGTGCATTTGTGCGCGTGTTCTTCAAGGATGTTTTCGCGAAGTACGCCGACCTGTTCAAGGAACTCGGAATCGATGCGAACAACGGCCTCGGCGACTTGTACAAGCGCCTGGAAGGCAACACCAAGGAAGCCGAAGTCAAAGCAGCTATTGACGCGGCACTCGCTGCAGGCCCGGATCTCGCCATGGTCGATTCCGCAAAGGGTATCACCAACTTGCACGTGCCCAGCGACATTATCATCGACGCCTCGATGCCCGCGATGATTCGCAATTCTGGCTGCATGTGGAACAAGGAAGGCAAACTGCAAGAAGTAAAGGCCTGTGTTCCGGACCGTTGCTACGCCGGCATCTACGAAGCCGCGATTGATTTCTGCAAGAAGAACGGCGCCTTCGACCCGAAAACGATGGGCACGGTACCGAACGTGGGCCTCATGGCCCAAGGCGCCGAAGAATACGGCAGCCACGACAAGACCTTTATCGCTAAAGCAAAGGGCATCATCCGCGCCGTGAATGCAAACGGCGAAGTGCTCCTGCAGCAGGAAGTCGAAGCAGGCGACATCTACCGTATGTGCCAGGCGAAAGACGCCCCGATCCGCGACTGGGTCAAGCTCGCCGTCACGCGCGCCCGTGTGAGCAACACGCCGGCCATTTTCTGGCTCGACCCGCAGCGCGCCCATGACCGCGAAATCCAGAAGAAGGTGGAAGTTTATCTGAAGGACCACGACCTCTCCGGTCTCAGCATCAAGATTATGAGCCCGAAGGACGCCATCGTGGAAACCATGACCCGCGCAAAGGCCGGTCTCGACACCATCAGTGTCACGGGCAACGTGATGCGCGACTACCTCACCGATCTTTTCCCGATTCTCGAAGTCGGAACCTCCGCCAAGATGCTCAGCATCGTGCCGCTCATGGCTGGCGGCGGACTCTTCGAAACGGGTGCAGGTGGCTCCGCTCCCAAGCAGGTGCAGCAGTTCCTCGCCGAAAACTACCTCCGCTGGGATTCCCTCGGCGAATACTTCGCGCTGGTGCCCGCCTTCGAACAGGTCGCCTCGACAACCGGTAACGCCAAGGCTAAAGTCCTTGCCGACACGCTCGACGAGGCGAACGGCAAGATTCTTGAATACAACCGCACGCCGACCCGCAAGATTGGCGAACTCGACAACCGCGGCTCTCACTTCTACCTCGCCCTCTACTGGTCGCAGGCGCTTGCCGCCCAGAAGGACGACGCCGAACTTGCCGCCAAGTTCTCCCCGGTTGCGAAGGCCCTCGCTGAAAACGAGCAGAAGATTGTCGCCGCGTTTGCCAACCAGCAGGGCAAACCCGCCGACATCGGCGGCTATTACCTGCCGAAGCCGGAACTCCTGAAAAAGTGGATGCGCCCGGTCGCCGAATTCAACGCCATCATCGACGCTCTGTAA